One window from the genome of Gopherus evgoodei ecotype Sinaloan lineage chromosome 2, rGopEvg1_v1.p, whole genome shotgun sequence encodes:
- the PRR15 gene encoding proline-rich protein 15, producing the protein MADSTAATGSWWKALTSSRKKATEGPVAGAPPPPAEPALPPAPPGPDSRENQQPNFSSSEPKFGEKPGGGGGSSRRNLKISRSGRFKEKRKVRAPLLTESPKLFEGSAPSHPSEERQ; encoded by the coding sequence ATGGCTGACAGCACCGCGGCCACGGGCTCCTGGTGGAAAGCGCTGACCAGCAGCAGGAAAAAAGCCACAGAGGGGCCGGTGGCCGGAGCACCCCCGCCCCCGGCTGAACCCGCTCTGCCGCCGGCGCCCCCGGGCCCGGACTCTCGGGAGAACCAGCAGCCCAACTTCAGCAGCAGCGAGCCCAAGTTCGGCGAGAAgcccggcggcggcggcgggagcAGCCGCAGGAACCTGAAGATCTCCCGCTCCGGCCGCTTCAAGGAGAAGCGCAAGGTGCGAGCCCCTCTGCTGACCGAGAGCCCCAAGCTGTTCGAGGGCAGCGCGCCCAGCCACCCCAGCGAGGAGAGGCAATAG